The Xanthomonas sontii genome contains a region encoding:
- a CDS encoding class II aldolase/adducin family protein — MFAHEQRARVVALCVDLSRRGYLAGTGGNVALRLDAERFAVTPSAIDYLAMRAEDICVVRLADLRQLDGAATPSVETGLHAQVLRRRPDVACSIHTHQPVASACALLGAALPVEDPALQATIGARVPMVGYFPSGTGLLAWLLARQLRPSSNAYLMRNHGVLCCGRSLEQAVAAVDALERVARDHLARRIERRALHDAGLAASLRAVLTALEA, encoded by the coding sequence ATGTTTGCCCATGAACAACGCGCGCGCGTGGTCGCGCTGTGCGTGGACCTGTCGCGGCGCGGCTATCTGGCCGGGACCGGCGGCAACGTCGCCTTGCGCCTGGATGCCGAACGCTTCGCGGTGACGCCGTCGGCCATCGATTACCTGGCGATGCGCGCCGAGGACATCTGCGTGGTACGCCTGGCCGACCTGCGGCAACTGGACGGCGCCGCCACGCCGTCGGTGGAGACCGGCCTGCATGCGCAGGTGCTGCGCCGCCGCCCCGACGTGGCCTGCAGCATCCACACCCATCAGCCGGTGGCCAGCGCCTGCGCGCTGCTGGGTGCGGCGCTGCCGGTCGAGGATCCGGCGTTGCAGGCAACGATCGGTGCGCGTGTGCCGATGGTCGGCTACTTCCCGTCCGGCACCGGGCTGCTGGCCTGGTTGCTGGCGCGCCAGCTGCGGCCGTCGAGCAACGCCTACCTGATGCGCAACCACGGCGTGCTGTGCTGCGGCCGCAGCCTGGAACAGGCGGTGGCCGCGGTCGATGCGCTGGAGCGGGTGGCGCGCGATCACTTGGCGCGCCGCATCGAACGCCGCGCATTGCACGACGCCGGCCTGGCCGCGTCGTTGCGCGCCGTCCTCACCGCCCTGGAGGCCTGA
- a CDS encoding aspartate aminotransferase family protein, which yields MSQTPAISQWPDVDQLYARFHALVNQPMRPIGAAGMAKVMRYFDARCQGSKRLGEAAKQVIPGGVQHNLAFNHPFPLAMHSAEGAYLTDVDGNRYIDFLQAGGPTLLGSNPPELREHVQAVLDQCGPVTGLLHAYEVKLAELVCASMPAVEMLRLLGSGTEAVMGAVRLARTHTRKKWIIKIGGAYHGWSDQLVYGMRLPGTGRMEAIGIPRGATAYTQECHPNDLEALRRKLQFNRLRGGTAAVLLEPLGPESGTRPVHHDYNRQVRKLCDEFGALLIFDEVVTGFRLGPGGAQGYFGVLPDITVLGKCLAGGYPMAGAIGGRREVMMSLVGGIGTTARRAFVGGTLSANPLSCVAGYHALLEAQRSDAAGQAGRAGDRLRQGLEAIIRRLGLPYVVYNMGSIVHLQTSGVLLLDTGNLYKLWRVRNEAKERKHMMEEMGAAYSAHGLITLAGSRIYTSRADTDAVVDEALNRFDDVFKLV from the coding sequence ATGAGCCAGACCCCCGCCATTTCGCAATGGCCCGATGTGGACCAGTTGTACGCACGCTTCCATGCGCTGGTGAACCAGCCGATGCGGCCGATCGGCGCCGCCGGCATGGCCAAGGTGATGCGCTATTTCGACGCGCGCTGCCAGGGCTCCAAGCGCCTGGGCGAGGCAGCCAAGCAGGTGATCCCCGGTGGCGTGCAGCACAACCTGGCGTTCAACCATCCGTTCCCGCTGGCCATGCACAGCGCCGAGGGCGCGTACCTGACCGACGTGGACGGCAACCGCTACATCGACTTCCTGCAGGCCGGCGGCCCGACCTTGCTCGGGTCCAATCCGCCGGAGCTGCGCGAACACGTGCAGGCGGTGCTGGACCAGTGCGGCCCGGTGACTGGCCTGCTGCACGCGTACGAGGTCAAGCTGGCCGAACTGGTCTGCGCCAGCATGCCGGCGGTGGAGATGCTGCGCCTGCTCGGCTCCGGCACCGAGGCGGTGATGGGCGCGGTGCGCCTGGCCCGCACCCACACCCGCAAGAAATGGATCATCAAGATCGGCGGCGCCTACCACGGCTGGAGCGACCAGCTGGTGTACGGCATGCGCCTGCCGGGCACCGGGCGCATGGAGGCGATCGGCATCCCGCGCGGCGCCACCGCCTACACCCAGGAATGCCATCCCAACGATCTGGAGGCATTGCGGCGCAAGCTGCAGTTCAATCGCCTGCGTGGCGGCACCGCGGCGGTGCTGCTGGAACCGCTGGGGCCGGAGAGCGGCACGCGGCCGGTGCATCACGACTACAACCGGCAGGTGCGCAAGTTGTGCGACGAGTTCGGCGCGCTGCTGATCTTCGACGAAGTGGTCACCGGCTTCCGGCTCGGGCCGGGTGGTGCGCAAGGCTACTTCGGGGTCCTGCCGGACATCACCGTGCTCGGCAAGTGCCTGGCCGGCGGCTATCCGATGGCCGGCGCGATCGGCGGCCGCCGCGAGGTGATGATGAGCCTGGTCGGCGGCATCGGCACCACGGCGCGGCGCGCCTTCGTCGGCGGCACGCTGTCGGCCAATCCGCTGTCCTGCGTGGCCGGTTACCACGCCTTGCTGGAAGCGCAACGCAGCGACGCCGCCGGCCAGGCCGGCCGCGCCGGCGATCGCCTGCGGCAGGGCCTGGAGGCGATCATCCGCCGTCTCGGCCTGCCGTACGTGGTCTACAACATGGGCTCGATCGTGCACCTGCAGACCTCCGGCGTGCTGCTGCTGGATACCGGCAACCTGTACAAGCTGTGGCGCGTGCGCAACGAAGCCAAGGAGCGCAAGCACATGATGGAAGAGATGGGCGCGGCGTATTCGGCGCACGGGCTGATCACCCTGGCCGGCAGCCGCATCTACACCAGCCGCGCCGATACCGATGCGGTGGTCGACGAGGCGCTGAACCGCTTCGACGACGTGTTCAAGCTGGTGTAG
- a CDS encoding MFS transporter: MSIGAIALLILGVQPIVLGALVEQHLITLPGVGVVAMGEIIALGIGVALGDALLPVSWQRATAVVAALLAAALNLATVQAQGDAAFVALRAAAGLAEGLLVWVATVSIVRAATPDRVTAVFMVLQALAQIALAAALALWVLPAAGWQGGFVAMAATCLLVLPLAAALSVPASLAPAADAQCAATATARLRWSPATLAPLLVAFLQMSAIGALWAYLEPLALRAGLDAHAAQLQTSWVLGMQIVGGLAAIYWVRRLSVTATLTLGSVALCLVAAAMYRVPGNATLGFAAVCVAFGFAWMFLMPFHVGLALRADAQGRVAVLVPAAQLIGSACGPLLASLLLHADDPAPVPLVGLGFALTAALLALWIGRRQRRPAVVEAGSHAG, encoded by the coding sequence TTGTCGATCGGCGCCATCGCGCTGCTGATCCTCGGCGTGCAGCCGATCGTGCTCGGCGCACTGGTCGAGCAGCACCTGATCACGCTGCCCGGCGTGGGCGTGGTGGCGATGGGCGAGATCATCGCCCTGGGCATCGGCGTGGCGCTGGGCGATGCGCTGCTGCCGGTGTCCTGGCAGCGTGCCACGGCGGTCGTGGCGGCGTTGCTGGCCGCGGCGCTGAACCTGGCCACGGTGCAGGCGCAGGGCGATGCGGCGTTCGTCGCGCTGCGTGCGGCCGCCGGCCTGGCCGAGGGCCTATTGGTCTGGGTGGCAACGGTCAGCATCGTGCGCGCCGCCACCCCGGACCGGGTCACCGCGGTGTTCATGGTGCTGCAGGCGCTGGCGCAGATCGCGCTGGCGGCGGCGCTGGCGCTGTGGGTGTTGCCGGCGGCCGGCTGGCAGGGCGGTTTCGTCGCCATGGCCGCGACCTGCCTGCTGGTGCTGCCGCTGGCGGCGGCACTGTCGGTGCCGGCAAGCCTGGCTCCCGCCGCCGATGCACAGTGCGCGGCGACCGCCACCGCCAGGCTGCGCTGGTCGCCGGCGACGCTGGCGCCATTGCTGGTGGCGTTCCTGCAGATGTCGGCGATCGGCGCGCTGTGGGCCTATCTGGAGCCGCTGGCGTTGCGCGCGGGGCTGGACGCGCATGCGGCGCAACTGCAGACCTCGTGGGTGCTGGGCATGCAGATCGTCGGTGGCCTGGCGGCGATCTACTGGGTGCGCCGGCTCTCGGTGACGGCGACCCTGACCCTGGGCAGCGTGGCGCTGTGCCTGGTGGCCGCGGCGATGTACCGGGTTCCGGGCAATGCGACGCTGGGCTTCGCCGCGGTGTGCGTGGCGTTCGGCTTCGCCTGGATGTTCCTGATGCCGTTCCATGTCGGCCTGGCGCTGCGCGCCGATGCGCAGGGGCGGGTGGCGGTGCTGGTGCCGGCCGCGCAGTTGATCGGGTCGGCCTGCGGGCCGTTGCTGGCGTCGCTGCTGCTGCATGCCGACGATCCGGCGCCGGTGCCGCTGGTCGGTCTGGGCTTTGCGCTGACCGCGGCGCTGCTGGCGCTGTGGATCGGCCGGCGGCAGCGCCGTCCGGCCGTCGTGGAGGCGGGCTCGCATGCGGGCTGA
- a CDS encoding aldehyde dehydrogenase family protein: protein MAPEPVLDTPPETVAALFAAQQATALAWRGSSANTRRAHLRALRDALLARRQALIAAFAADFAKPALEVELTELLPVVDEIATAIAQLPRWMRPRKVAPTLLALGTRARIAFQPKGRCLIIGPWNYPVATVLGPLVSALAAGNTALIKPSEFTPQVNAVLQAVLDEAFAPEEVALVQGGAATAQALLACPFDHVFFTGSASVGREVMAAAARQLTPVTLELGGKSPVIVDRSADLRLAAEVIVWAKLVNAGQTCIAPDTLFVHRDVSARLLAHCRALLAQRYGAGAQAVAASPHLARMIHPAHAARVAALIDEARAGGAQLLAGGEHDAERCYVAPTLLAQVPPQARIAREEIFGPVLPVVEFARLDEVLDRLDVAPKPLALYLWSQDRAGIAQVLARTSSGSAVVNHCLQQFVHSGLPFGGVGASGFGSAHGVHGFRTFSHERALLRGGRLPIVKAFFPPYTTLQRRLAAGLSGWLARR, encoded by the coding sequence ATGGCGCCTGAGCCCGTGCTGGACACCCCACCGGAGACGGTCGCGGCGCTGTTCGCCGCGCAGCAGGCCACCGCGCTGGCCTGGCGCGGCTCCTCGGCGAACACGCGGCGCGCGCATCTGCGTGCGCTGCGCGATGCCTTGCTGGCGCGACGGCAGGCGCTGATCGCCGCCTTCGCCGCCGATTTCGCCAAGCCCGCACTGGAAGTGGAATTGACCGAGCTGCTGCCGGTGGTCGACGAGATCGCCACCGCGATCGCGCAGTTGCCGCGCTGGATGCGTCCGCGCAAGGTCGCCCCGACCCTGCTGGCCCTGGGCACGCGCGCGCGCATCGCGTTCCAGCCCAAGGGCCGCTGCCTGATCATCGGGCCCTGGAACTACCCGGTGGCCACCGTGCTGGGGCCGTTGGTGTCGGCACTGGCCGCCGGCAACACGGCGCTGATCAAGCCCTCCGAATTCACCCCGCAGGTCAACGCGGTGCTGCAGGCGGTGCTGGACGAGGCATTCGCACCGGAAGAAGTGGCCCTGGTGCAGGGCGGCGCGGCCACTGCGCAGGCCTTGCTGGCCTGTCCGTTCGACCATGTGTTCTTCACCGGTTCGGCGTCGGTCGGCCGGGAGGTAATGGCCGCGGCGGCGCGGCAGCTGACGCCGGTGACGCTGGAGCTGGGCGGCAAGTCGCCGGTGATCGTCGACCGCAGCGCCGACCTGCGTCTTGCCGCCGAGGTGATCGTCTGGGCCAAGCTGGTCAATGCCGGACAGACCTGCATCGCCCCGGATACCTTGTTCGTGCATCGCGACGTCAGCGCGCGCCTGCTCGCACACTGCCGCGCCCTGCTGGCGCAGCGCTACGGTGCCGGCGCGCAGGCGGTCGCCGCCAGCCCGCACCTGGCGCGCATGATCCACCCGGCCCATGCCGCGCGGGTGGCCGCGCTGATCGACGAAGCGCGCGCCGGCGGCGCGCAGTTGCTGGCCGGTGGCGAGCACGACGCGGAGCGCTGCTACGTGGCGCCGACGCTGCTGGCGCAGGTGCCGCCGCAGGCGCGGATCGCGCGGGAGGAGATCTTCGGTCCGGTACTGCCGGTGGTCGAGTTCGCGCGCCTCGACGAGGTGCTCGATCGGCTCGACGTCGCGCCCAAGCCGTTGGCGCTGTACCTGTGGAGCCAAGACCGTGCCGGCATCGCCCAGGTGCTGGCGCGCACCAGTTCCGGCAGTGCGGTGGTCAACCACTGCCTGCAGCAGTTCGTGCACAGCGGTTTGCCGTTCGGCGGGGTGGGGGCCTCGGGATTCGGCAGCGCGCACGGCGTGCACGGCTTCCGCACCTTCTCGCACGAACGCGCGCTGCTGCGCGGCGGCCGACTGCCGATCGTCAAGGCGTTCTTTCCTCCGTATACCACGTTGCAGCGGCGCTTGGCGGCCGGCCTCAGCGGTTGGCTGGCGCGGCGCTGA
- a CDS encoding TetR/AcrR family transcriptional regulator yields the protein MPADTPRPSAPHRPRLTGNKVPAQHRATETYEQILSVTAQLLGDVGVERLSTNLVCARAGLTPPALYRYFPNKYALLSELGRRLMERQNQLIPKWITQQAMSGTREDLQRALSGLVLDTYRVTKATEGGVWVLRALRAVPALQQVRLESHAQVTKGQVRFLSEAFPDADPRQLRLVSRIVVDLIYATVELLFDTRLSARAVADTVAAMIASHIEQLRDAA from the coding sequence ATGCCCGCCGACACGCCGCGTCCCTCCGCCCCGCACCGCCCGCGCCTGACCGGGAACAAGGTGCCGGCCCAGCATCGCGCCACCGAGACCTACGAACAGATCCTCTCGGTCACCGCGCAACTGCTCGGCGACGTCGGCGTGGAGCGGCTGTCCACCAACCTGGTGTGCGCGCGTGCCGGGCTGACGCCGCCGGCGCTGTACCGCTATTTCCCCAACAAGTACGCGCTGCTGTCGGAACTGGGCCGGCGGCTGATGGAGCGGCAGAACCAGCTCATCCCCAAGTGGATCACCCAGCAGGCGATGAGCGGCACGCGCGAGGACCTGCAGCGCGCGCTGTCCGGGCTGGTGCTGGATACCTACCGCGTCACCAAGGCGACCGAGGGCGGCGTGTGGGTGCTGCGTGCGTTGCGCGCGGTGCCGGCGCTGCAGCAGGTGCGCCTGGAGTCGCATGCGCAGGTGACCAAGGGCCAGGTGCGCTTCCTCAGCGAGGCCTTCCCCGACGCCGACCCGCGCCAGTTGCGCCTGGTCAGCCGCATCGTGGTCGACCTGATCTATGCCACGGTGGAACTGTTGTTCGATACCCGCCTGAGCGCGCGCGCGGTGGCCGATACGGTGGCGGCGATGATCGCCAGCCATATCGAGCAGTTGCGCGATGCGGCCTAG
- the parC gene encoding DNA topoisomerase IV subunit A: MTDLARPAFHGFEQLPLREYAERAYLDYSMYVVLDRALPFLGDGLKPVQRRIIYAMSELGLNATAKPKKSARTVGDVIGKYHPHGDSACYEALVLMAQPFSYRYPLIEGQGNFGSTDDPKSFAAMRYTESKLTPIAEVLLGELGQGTVDWSPNFDGTLDEPTWMPARLPHLLLNGTTGIAVGMATDVPPHNLNEIVSALIRLLDDPDASVADLCEHVRGPDYPTTAEIITPAADLRAIYETGHGSVRARATYQKENANIVVTALPYQVSPSKVIEQIAQQMRAKKLPWLEDIRDESDHANPVRVVLVPRSNRVDAEQLMGHLFATTDLERSYRVNLNVIGLDGRPQVKNLKTLLEEWLRFRSDTVVRRLNHRLEKVERRLHLLEGLLTAFLNLDEVIRIIRTEDEPKPALIARFGLSEEQADYILETRLRQLARLEEMKIRGEQDALAKEREQLQALLASKTKLKKLIKDELMADAKKFGDARRSPLVQRGAAQAIDETELVPSEPMTVVMSEKGWIRAAKGHDVDPAALSYRDGDGLLAAVRARSTQQVAFLDSEGRAYSTLVHTLPSARGNGEPLTGRFSPAAGASFQAIASGENDSRLVLASSHGYGFVTRFENLTSRNKAGKAMLNLTPNAKVLPPAPVSGAGSDRIVAVTSAGHLLAFPVADLPELDKGKGNKIIDIPKAKLSTERVVAIAAVAPGNTLLVKSGQRTMSLSFKDLDAYLGARASRGGLLPRGWQKVDDLAVE, translated from the coding sequence ATGACCGATCTCGCCCGCCCCGCCTTCCATGGCTTCGAACAGCTGCCGCTGCGCGAATACGCCGAACGCGCTTACCTCGACTACTCCATGTACGTGGTGCTGGACCGCGCCCTGCCCTTCCTCGGCGACGGGCTCAAGCCGGTGCAGCGGCGCATCATCTATGCGATGAGCGAGCTGGGCCTGAACGCGACGGCCAAGCCGAAGAAGTCCGCGCGCACCGTCGGCGACGTGATCGGCAAATACCACCCGCACGGCGACAGCGCCTGCTACGAAGCGCTGGTGCTGATGGCGCAGCCGTTCTCCTACCGCTACCCGCTGATCGAAGGCCAGGGCAACTTCGGCTCCACCGACGACCCGAAGTCGTTCGCGGCGATGCGCTACACCGAGTCCAAGCTGACCCCGATCGCCGAAGTGCTGCTGGGCGAACTGGGCCAGGGCACGGTGGACTGGTCGCCGAACTTCGACGGCACCCTGGACGAGCCGACCTGGATGCCGGCGCGGCTGCCGCACCTGCTGCTCAACGGCACCACCGGCATCGCCGTGGGCATGGCCACCGACGTGCCGCCGCACAACCTCAACGAGATCGTCAGCGCGCTGATCCGCCTGCTCGACGACCCCGACGCGAGCGTCGCCGACCTGTGCGAGCACGTGCGCGGCCCGGACTACCCGACCACCGCCGAGATCATCACCCCGGCCGCCGACCTGCGCGCGATCTACGAGACCGGCCATGGCAGCGTGCGCGCCCGCGCCACCTACCAGAAGGAAAACGCCAACATCGTGGTCACGGCGCTGCCGTACCAGGTGTCGCCGTCCAAGGTGATCGAGCAGATCGCGCAGCAGATGCGCGCCAAGAAACTGCCCTGGCTGGAAGACATCCGCGACGAGTCCGACCACGCCAACCCGGTGCGGGTGGTGCTGGTGCCGCGCTCGAACCGGGTCGACGCCGAGCAGTTGATGGGCCACCTGTTCGCCACCACCGACCTGGAGCGCAGCTACCGGGTCAACCTCAACGTGATCGGCCTGGACGGCCGCCCGCAGGTCAAGAACCTCAAGACCCTGCTGGAGGAATGGTTGCGCTTCCGCAGCGACACCGTGGTGCGCCGCCTCAACCATCGGTTGGAGAAGGTCGAGCGCCGCCTGCACCTGTTGGAAGGCCTGCTGACCGCGTTCCTCAACCTGGATGAGGTGATCCGCATCATCCGCACCGAGGACGAGCCGAAGCCGGCGCTGATCGCGCGCTTCGGGCTCAGCGAGGAACAGGCCGACTACATCCTGGAGACGCGCCTGCGCCAGCTGGCGCGGCTGGAAGAGATGAAGATCCGCGGCGAGCAGGACGCGCTGGCCAAGGAACGCGAGCAGCTGCAGGCGCTGCTGGCCAGCAAGACCAAGCTGAAGAAGCTGATCAAGGACGAGCTGATGGCCGACGCCAAGAAGTTCGGCGATGCGCGGCGCTCGCCGCTGGTGCAGCGTGGTGCGGCCCAGGCCATCGACGAGACCGAGCTGGTGCCGAGCGAGCCGATGACCGTGGTGATGTCGGAGAAGGGCTGGATCCGTGCGGCCAAGGGCCACGACGTGGACCCGGCGGCACTGTCCTACCGCGACGGCGACGGCCTGCTGGCGGCGGTGCGCGCACGCAGCACGCAGCAGGTGGCGTTCCTGGATTCGGAAGGCCGTGCCTATTCGACCCTGGTGCATACCCTGCCCTCGGCGCGCGGCAACGGCGAGCCGCTGACCGGACGCTTCTCGCCCGCGGCCGGTGCCTCGTTCCAGGCCATCGCCAGCGGCGAGAACGACAGCCGCCTGGTGCTGGCGTCCTCGCACGGCTACGGCTTCGTCACCCGCTTCGAGAACCTGACCAGCCGCAACAAGGCCGGCAAGGCCATGCTCAACCTGACCCCGAACGCCAAGGTGCTGCCGCCCGCGCCGGTGAGCGGCGCCGGCAGCGACCGCATCGTCGCGGTCACCAGCGCCGGCCACCTGCTGGCGTTCCCGGTCGCCGACCTGCCCGAGCTGGACAAGGGCAAGGGCAACAAGATCATCGACATCCCCAAGGCCAAGCTCAGCACCGAGCGGGTGGTGGCGATCGCCGCGGTGGCGCCGGGCAACACGCTGCTGGTCAAGAGCGGCCAACGCACCATGTCGCTGTCGTTCAAGGACCTGGACGCCTACCTCGGCGCCCGCGCCAGCCGCGGCGGATTGCTGCCGCGCGGGTGGCAGAAGGTCGACGATCTGGCGGTGGAGTAA
- a CDS encoding helix-turn-helix domain-containing protein has product MDIEIAPTQPADVPATVGSDSALDPRAMEWFERADGPPALAFIAHSPVSLRREVDWHRHVRGQLIYVEDGVLSTRTAHGQWSLPPGCAGWMPPQELHTVQVSGRVRSYLVLIRPDVCADLPPRTCVIGMNGLFREVLRRMSQWGVPPVLAAEQQRLCAVLLDEVRNAPVEHLHLPMPRDRRLLRIATQLLETPADDRSLAQWAHWAGLSARSLSRHFRDETGFGFAGWRQQARLAEALRRLSDGASVADTAFRLGYSSPSAFVTAFRGRFGHPPARYLASAGGTRGLASPAASG; this is encoded by the coding sequence ATGGATATCGAAATCGCGCCAACTCAGCCGGCCGACGTTCCGGCCACCGTCGGCTCCGACAGCGCGCTGGACCCGCGCGCCATGGAGTGGTTCGAGCGCGCCGATGGCCCGCCCGCGCTGGCCTTCATCGCGCATTCGCCGGTGTCGCTGCGGCGCGAGGTGGACTGGCACCGCCACGTGCGCGGGCAATTGATCTATGTGGAAGACGGCGTGCTGAGCACCCGCACCGCGCACGGCCAGTGGTCGCTGCCGCCGGGCTGTGCCGGCTGGATGCCGCCGCAGGAACTGCACACGGTGCAGGTGTCCGGGCGGGTGCGCAGCTACCTGGTGCTGATCCGCCCCGACGTCTGCGCCGACCTGCCGCCGCGGACCTGCGTGATCGGCATGAACGGCCTGTTCCGGGAGGTGCTGCGGCGGATGAGCCAGTGGGGGGTGCCGCCGGTGCTGGCGGCCGAGCAGCAGCGCCTGTGCGCGGTGCTGCTGGACGAGGTGCGCAACGCCCCGGTCGAGCATCTGCACCTGCCGATGCCGCGCGACCGCCGGCTGCTGCGCATCGCCACCCAGTTGCTGGAAACCCCCGCCGACGACCGCTCGCTGGCGCAATGGGCGCACTGGGCCGGGCTGTCGGCGCGTAGCCTGAGCCGCCACTTCCGCGACGAGACCGGCTTCGGCTTTGCCGGCTGGCGCCAGCAGGCGCGGCTGGCCGAGGCGCTGCGCCGGCTCAGCGACGGCGCCAGCGTCGCCGACACCGCCTTCCGGCTGGGCTACAGCAGCCCCAGCGCCTTCGTCACCGCCTTTCGCGGCCGCTTCGGCCATCCTCCGGCCCGTTACCTGGCCAGCGCCGGCGGCACGCGCGGCTTGGCATCGCCGGCCGCATCCGGATAA
- a CDS encoding MarR family winged helix-turn-helix transcriptional regulator produces the protein MNCAPSFPGPPSFGLLLRQVRDGLMRRLDRAMAGLEPDLGFSHYIGMKALAHMAPCTANELAQAIDQNPSAVTRLLDKLEDLGWVRREAHAQDRRALRLVLTDEGQALWQQLKQRGDDVIADALRDLSADEREHLFSLLVRVRDSLNSP, from the coding sequence ATGAACTGCGCTCCCTCCTTTCCTGGCCCGCCCTCGTTCGGCCTGTTGCTGCGCCAGGTGCGTGACGGCCTGATGCGCCGCCTCGACCGCGCCATGGCCGGGCTGGAGCCGGACCTGGGCTTCAGCCACTACATCGGCATGAAGGCCCTGGCCCACATGGCGCCGTGCACCGCCAACGAACTGGCCCAGGCCATCGACCAGAACCCCAGCGCGGTGACGCGCCTGCTGGACAAGCTGGAAGACCTGGGCTGGGTGCGCCGCGAGGCGCACGCGCAGGACCGCCGCGCGCTGCGCCTGGTGCTGACCGACGAAGGCCAGGCGCTGTGGCAGCAGCTCAAGCAGCGCGGCGACGACGTCATCGCCGATGCCTTGCGCGATCTGTCCGCCGACGAGCGCGAGCACTTGTTTTCGCTGTTGGTCCGCGTCCGCGATTCCCTCAATTCGCCCTGA
- a CDS encoding efflux transporter outer membrane subunit, with amino-acid sequence MTLSSSPSRLRPFAVAALTLALAACASSRGLEPQGRRLDADRQLHIGKTLAADALAPAPWPQQDWWKALGDPQLDALIAEALQGTPSLDAADARLRLAQAQAGAADADRGAKLSLSAGYTGLQLPKGLAGDEIGGKYIHNEQALLNFSYGFDLWGGKRASWEAAVDQAHAAEVDAQAARLDLSAGVARAYAQLGYAWHLYDLAGAELARSENSLKLVRQRRDAGIDNNLQLRQAEARVPAARQQQAAAQQQIDEARTALAALLGRGPDRGLQIERPRLLDPQVARVPSVLPSDLLGRRPDVVAARWRVEAASQGIHAAKAQFYPSINLTLLGGVAATNPSDLFKSSSVLGLLSPGVSLPLFDSGRLRSQLAERDAQYDLAVANYNQTLVAALREVADQVNAARSLAEQAQQQAQALETAQAAFDLSQQRYRAGIGNYLDVLSAQQQLLDAQQRLASLQSNQILVSVRLNQALGGGYDATSAADAPSSSSSAPSHS; translated from the coding sequence ATGACTCTGTCTTCTTCTCCCTCCCGCCTGCGCCCGTTCGCGGTCGCGGCCCTCACCCTGGCACTGGCGGCCTGCGCCAGCAGCCGTGGCCTGGAACCGCAGGGGCGCCGGCTCGATGCCGACCGCCAGCTGCACATCGGCAAGACCCTGGCCGCCGACGCGCTGGCGCCGGCGCCGTGGCCGCAGCAGGACTGGTGGAAGGCGCTGGGCGATCCGCAGCTCGACGCGCTGATCGCCGAGGCCCTGCAGGGCACGCCCAGCCTGGACGCCGCCGATGCGCGGCTGCGCCTGGCGCAGGCGCAGGCCGGCGCGGCCGATGCCGACCGCGGCGCCAAGCTGTCGCTGTCGGCCGGCTACACCGGCCTGCAACTGCCCAAGGGCCTGGCCGGCGACGAGATCGGCGGCAAGTACATCCACAACGAGCAGGCGCTGCTGAACTTCAGCTACGGCTTCGACCTGTGGGGCGGCAAGCGCGCCTCGTGGGAGGCGGCGGTGGACCAGGCGCATGCGGCCGAGGTCGACGCGCAGGCCGCGCGCCTGGACCTGTCGGCCGGCGTCGCCCGCGCCTATGCGCAACTGGGTTACGCCTGGCATCTGTACGACCTGGCCGGCGCCGAACTGGCGCGCTCGGAGAACAGCCTGAAGCTGGTGCGGCAGCGCCGCGATGCCGGCATCGACAACAACCTGCAACTGCGCCAGGCCGAGGCGCGGGTGCCGGCGGCGCGCCAGCAGCAGGCGGCGGCGCAGCAGCAGATCGACGAAGCGCGCACCGCCCTGGCGGCCTTGCTCGGCCGCGGCCCGGATCGCGGGCTGCAGATCGAGCGCCCGCGCCTGCTCGACCCGCAGGTCGCGCGGGTGCCGTCGGTGCTGCCCAGCGACCTGCTCGGCCGCCGGCCCGACGTGGTCGCCGCGCGCTGGCGCGTGGAAGCCGCCTCGCAGGGCATCCATGCGGCCAAGGCGCAGTTCTATCCCAGCATCAATCTGACCCTGCTGGGCGGCGTCGCCGCCACCAACCCGAGCGACCTGTTCAAGAGTTCGTCGGTGCTGGGTCTGCTCAGCCCGGGCGTGAGCCTGCCGCTGTTCGACAGCGGGCGGCTGCGCAGCCAGCTGGCCGAGCGCGATGCGCAGTACGACCTGGCGGTGGCCAACTACAACCAGACCCTGGTGGCGGCGCTGCGCGAGGTGGCCGATCAGGTCAACGCCGCGCGTTCGCTGGCCGAGCAGGCGCAGCAGCAGGCGCAGGCGCTGGAGACGGCGCAGGCCGCCTTCGACCTGTCGCAGCAGCGCTACCGCGCCGGCATCGGCAACTACCTGGACGTGCTCAGCGCGCAACAGCAGTTGCTGGACGCGCAGCAGCGCCTGGCGTCGCTGCAATCCAATCAGATCCTGGTCTCGGTGCGCCTGAATCAGGCGCTGGGCGGCGGCTACGACGCCACCTCCGCCGCCGATGCGCCGAGCTCTTCTTCTTCCGCACCTTCGCATTCCTGA